One window of the Eucalyptus grandis isolate ANBG69807.140 chromosome 6, ASM1654582v1, whole genome shotgun sequence genome contains the following:
- the LOC104450340 gene encoding 7-deoxyloganetin glucosyltransferase: MSLESSSSSEKKQMGYAGFELATKPHAVCIPCPGQSHIGAMLKLAKLLHHKGFHISFVNTEFIHRRLARARGPEFASGTPSDFQFLTIPDGLPPSDADAIQDFQKLSDSMKNYMAGPIGDLISSLGSNPSVPPVTCIVSDNFMTFVTSPASSKFGIPLIHLFPMPGSAIMALKQLRALRENGLAPLTDESQLVNGYGNTPIAWIPGMKNVRLRDMPHFFRITGSDDTLFNYSADIGDGTSNAMATIVHTFEVLEPDVLHALSSMIPRVYAVGPLHLMIDRIAREKSFALKHIDCNLLEEHNECLQWLDLKEPKSVIYVNFGSMASITHQQLAEFAMGLANSNHYFLWVLRPDILKGDKATLPIEFVEETKERGFLSGWCPQERVLCHPSIGGFLTHCGWNSTIESLSAGVPMLCWPCFSDQPMNCKYICDDWGVGLEMDSKVKRDEVERLVRELMEGEVGKKMRRKAMEWKKMAEEAAGEKGSSSQNLDKLLDEVLFK; this comes from the exons ATGTCATTGGAGTCATCGTCCTCTAGTGAGAAGAAGCAAATGGGATACGCCGGATTCGAATTGGCCACGAAGCCACACGCAGTTTGCATTCCCTGCCCTGGACAAAGCCACATCGGCGCCATGCTCAAGCTAGCAAAGCTCCTCCATCACAAGGGCTTCCACATCTCCTTCGTCAACACCGAGTTCATCCACCGACGGCTTGCCAGGGCCCGAGGCCCTGAGTTCGCAAGTGGAACGCCAAGCGACTTTCAGTTCCTGACGATCCCAGATGGTCTTCCTCCTTCGGACGCAGATGCGATACAGGACTTCCAGAAACTCAGCGACTCAATGAAGAACTATATGGCTGGCCCCATCGGTGATCTCATATCGAGCTTGGGCTCGAACCCAAGTGTCCCTCCGGTGACTTGCATCGTCTCGGACAATTTCATGACGTTCGTGACGAGTCCTGCGTCTTCGAAATTTGGGATTCCGCTCATACACTTGTTCCCTATGCCCGGTTCTGCCATCATGGCGCTGAAACAATTGCGAGCCCTAAGAGAAAACGGTCTTGCACCACTCACAG ATGAATCCCAATTGGTGAACGGGTATGGGAACACCCCTATCGCCTGGATCCCGGGAATGAAAAACGTGAGGCTGCGCGACATGCCTCACTTTTTCCGAATCACCGGCTCCGATGACACTTTGTTCAACTATAGTGCTGACATTGGTGACGGCACCAGTAACGCCATGGCGACCATTGTCCACACCTTTGAGGTGCTTGAGCCGGATGTGCTACATGCCCTCTCCTCAATGATCCCAAGGGTTTATGCAGTTGGACCACTTCACCTAATGATCGATCGAATCGCTCGAGAAAAATCATTTGCCTTGAAGCACATTGACTGCAATCTTTTGGAAGAGCACAACGAGTGCCTCCAGTGGTTGGACTTGAAGGAGCCAAAGTCTGTGATCTATGTGAACTTTGGGAGTATGGCATCCATTACACATCAACAGTTGGCTGAATTTGCGATGGGACTGGCCAATAGCAATCACTATTTCTTGTGGGTCTTGAGGCCTGACATATTGAAAGGAGACAAAGCAACTCTTCCAATAGAATTTGTTGaggaaacaaaagagagaggTTTTTTATCTGGATGGTGCCCGCAAGAGAGAGTGCTGTGCCATCCTTCAATCGGAGGTTTCTTGACGCACTGTGGCTGGAACTCGACCATCGAGAGCTTGTCGGCCGGAGTTCCGATGCTCTGTTGGCCATGCTTCTCAGACCAACCGATGAATTGCAAGTATATATGTGATGATTGGGGGGTGGGGTTAGAGATGGATAGTAAGGTGAAGAGAGATGAAGTGGAGAGGCTTGTGAGGGAATTGATGGAAGGAGAGGTGGGGAAGAAAATGAGACGTAAGGCCATGGAGTGGAAGAAGATGGCAGAAGAAGCGGCCGGTGAAAAAGGGTCGTCTTCCCAGAATTTGGACAAGTTGCTGGACGAGGTTTTGTTTAAGTAG
- the LOC104450341 gene encoding 7-deoxyloganetin glucosyltransferase yields the protein MSLESSSSGEKKPMGSTRFESATKPHAVCIPCPAQSHIGAMLKLAKLLHHKGFHISFVNTEFNHRRLARARGPEFANGTLSDFQFLTIPDGLPPSEADAIQDMQMLGDSMRNYMAGPFGDLVSSLGSNPSLPPVTCIVSDGFMAFTTSPAASKFGIPLIHLFPIPGCALMAVKQLRALEENGLAPLTDESQLMNGYGNTPIDWIPGMKNMRLCDMPHFFRISGSDDTLLNFTADNGHKTGDATMTIIHTFEALEPDVLHALSSMIPRVYTVGPLHLMINRIAQEKVFTSKHIECNLLEEHDECLCWLDSKEPKSVIYVNFGSIAFMTHQQLVEFAMGLANSNQCFLWVLRPDAVNEDTTTLPEEFVEETRERGFLSGWCPQERVLCHPSIGGFLTHCGWNSTIESLSAGVPMLCWPCFGDQPTNCKYICDDCGVGLKMDGNVKRDEVERLVRELMEGEVGKKMRRKAMEWKKMAEEAVDENGSSFMNLDKLLDKVLSK from the exons ATGTCATTGGAGTCATCATCCTCTGGTGAGAAGAAACCAATGGGTTCCACTAGATTCGAATCGGCCACAAAGCCACACGCAGTTTGCATTCCCTGCCCTGCACAAAGCCACATCGGCGCCATGCTCAAGTTAGCAAAGCTCCTCCATCACAAGGGCTTCCACATCTCCTTCGTCAACACCGAGTTCAACCACCGGCGTCTCGCTAGGGCCCGAGGCCCTGAATTCGCAAACGGAACGCTGAGCGACTTTCAGTTCCTGACGATCCCGGATGGTCTTCCTCCTTCGGAAGCGGATGCGATACAGGACATGCAGATGCTCGGTGACTCGATGAGGAACTATATGGCCGGCCCCTTTGGCGATCTTGTATCGAGCCTGGGCTCGAACCCGAGTCTCCCTCCGGTGACTTGCATCGTCTCGGACGGTTTCATGGCGTTTACGACGAGTCCCGCGGCTTCGAAATTTGGGATTCCGCTCATACACCTGTTCCCTATACCCGGTTGTGCCCTTATGGCGGTGAAACAATTGCGGGCCCTGGAAGAAAACGGTCTCGCACCACTCACAG ATGAATCCCAATTGATGAATGGGTATGGGAACACCCCTATCGATTGGATCCCGGGAATGAAAAACATGAGGCTGTGCGACATGCCTCACTTCTTCCGAATCTCTGGCTCCGATGACACTTTATTGAACTTCACCGCTGACAACGGCCACAAGACCGGTGACGCCACGATGACCATTATCCACACCTTCGAGGCGCTTGAGCCGGATGTGCTGCACGCCCTCTCCTCAATGATCCCAAGGGTTTATACGGTGGGACCACTCCACCTAATGATCAATCGAATCGCTCAAGAAAAAGTATTCACCTCGAAGCACATAGAGTGCAATCTGTTAGAAGAGCACGACGAATGCCTTTGCTGGTTGGACTCAAAGGAGCCCAAGTCTGTGATCTATGTGAACTTTGGGAGTATAGCATTCATGACGCACCAACAATTGGTTGAATTTGCGATGGGACTGGCTAATAGCAATCAGTGTTTCTTATGGGTCTTGAGGCCTGATGCGGTGAACGAAGACACAACGACTCTTCCCGAAGAGTTTGTTGaggaaacaagagagagaggcTTTTTATCTGGGTGGTGCCCACAAGAGAGAGTGTTATGCCACCCTTCAATTGGAGGGTTCTTGACTCATTGTGGTTGGAACTCGACCATCGAGAGCTTGTCGGCTGGAGTTCCGATGTTGTGTTGGCCGTGCTTTGGAGACCAACCAACGAATTGTAAGTATATATGTGATGATTGTGGGGTTGGGTTGAAGATGGATGGTAATGTGAAGAGGGATGAAGTGGAGAGGCTTGTGAGGGAATTGATGGAAGGAGAGGTGGGGAAGAAAATGCGACGCAAGGCCATGGAGTGGAAGAAGATGGCAGAAGAAGCAGTTGATGAAAACGGTTCGTCTTTTATGAATTTGGACAAGTTGCTGGACAAGGTTTTGTCTAAATAG
- the LOC104450342 gene encoding 7-deoxyloganetin glucosyltransferase, which yields MGSTGSESATKPHAVCIPSPAQSHIGATLKLAKLLHHKGFHISFVNTEFNHRRLVRARGPEFVNGMLSDFQFLTIPDGLPPSDEDAIQDLPMLMDSMRNYMVGPFSDLISSLGSNPSVPPVTCIVSDGFMTFATSPAASKYGIPLIHLFTIPGCALTAVKHLRALGENGLAPLTDESQLTNGYGNTPIDWIPGMKNMRLRDMIHYFRISGSDDTLFNFTADIGHKTDDATMTIVHTFEALEPDVLHALSSMIPRVYAVGPLHLMIDRIAREKVFASKHIECNLLEEHNECREAAVYKSV from the exons ATGGGTTCCACTGGATCCGAATCGGCCACAAAGCCACACGCAGTTTGCATTCCCAGCCCTGCACAAAGCCACATCGGCGCCACGCTCAAGCTAGCCAAGCTCCTCCATCACAAGGGCTTCCACATCTCCTTCGTCAACACGGAGTTCAACCACCGGCGGCTTGTCAGGGCCCGAGGCCCCGAGTTCGTGAATGGAATGCTGAGCGACTTTCAGTTCCTGACGATCCCGGATGGTCTTCCTCCTTCGGACGAGGATGCAATACAGGACTTGCCGATGCTCATGGACTCGATGAGGAACTATATGGTTGGCCCCTTCAGCGATCTCATATCGAGCCTGGGCTCAAACCCGAGTGTCCCTCCGGTGACTTGCATTGTCTCAGACGGTTTCATGACGTTCGCGACGAGTCCCGCGGCTTCGAAGTATGGGATTCCGCTCATACATTTGTTCACCATACCCGGTTGTGCCCTCACGGCGGTGAAACACTTGCGAGCCCTGGGAGAAAACGGTCTTGCACCACTCACAG ATGAATCCCAATTGACGAACGGGTATGGGAACACCCCTATCGATTGGATCCCAGGAATGAAAAACATGAGGCTGCGGGACATGATTCACTACTTCCGAATCTCTGGCTCCGATGACACTTTATTCAACTTCACTGCTGACATCGGCCACAAGACTGATGACGCCACGATGACAATTGTCCACACCTTCGAGGCGCTTGAGCCGGATGTGCTACACGCCCTCTCCTCAATGATCCCAAGGGTTTATGCGGTCGGACCACTTCACCTAATGATTGATCGAATCGCTCGAGAAAAAGTATTCGCCTCAAAGCACATTGAGTGCAATCTGTTGGAAGAGCACAACGAGTGCCGGGAAGCAGCAGTGTATAAGTCAGTGTAA
- the LOC104450343 gene encoding 7-deoxyloganetin glucosyltransferase, producing MSLESSFSSEKKQMGSAGFESATKPHAVCIPFPAQSHIGAMLKLAKLLHHKGFHISFVNTEFNHRRLARAQGPEFTNGTLSDFQFLTIPDGLPASDEDAIQDMPMLFDSMRNDMAGPFGDLMLSLGSNPSVPPVTCVVSDGFMTFATSPTASKYGIPLIHLFTISGCALMAVKHLRALGEMGLAPLTDESQLTNGYGNTPIDWIPGMKNMRLCDMPHFFRSSGSDDTLFNFIADTGRKTDDATMTIVHTFEELEPDVLQALSSIIPRVYAVGPLHLMIDRIAREKSFSSKHIECNLLEEHNECLWWLDSKEPKSVIYVNFGSIAFMTHQQLVEFAMGLAKSNRCFLWVLRPDLVNGDTTTLPKEFVEETRERGFLSGWCPQERVLCHPSIGGFLTHCGWNSTIESLSAGVPMLCWPWFGDQSTNCKYICDDWGVGLEMDGNVKRDEVERLVRELMEGEVGKKMRHKAMEWKKMAEAASSEKGSSSMNLDKLLDEVLSE from the exons ATGTCATTGGAGTCATCATTCTCTAGTGAGAAGAAACAAATGGGTTCCGCCGGATTCGAATCGGCCACAAAGCCACACGCAGTTTGCATTCCCTTCCCTGCACAAAGCCACATCGGTGCCATGCTCAAGCTAGCAAAGCTCCTCCATCACAAGGGCTTCCACATCTCCTTCGTCAACACCGAGTTCAACCACCGGCGGCTGGCCAGGGCCCAAGGCCCCGAGTTCACGAATGGAACGCTGAGCGACTTTCAGTTCCTGACGATCCCGGATGGTCTTCCTGCCTCGGATGAGGACGCGATACAGGACATGCCGATGCTCTTCGACTCGATGAGGAACGATATGGCCGGTCCCTTCGGTGATCTCATGTTGAGCCTGGGCTCAAACCCGAGTGTCCCTCCGGTGACTTGCGTCGTCTCGGATGGTTTCATGACGTTCGCGACGAGTCCCACGGCTTCGAAATATGGGATTCCACTCATACACTTGTTCACCATATCCGGTTGTGCCCTCATGGCGGTGAAACATTTGCGAGCCCTGGGAGAAATGGGTCTTGCGCCACTCACAG ATGAATCCCAATTGACGAACGGGTACGGGAACACCCCTATCGATTGGATCCCTGGAATGAAAAACATGAGGCTATGCGACATGCCTCACTTCTTCCGAAGCTCCGGCTCCGATGACACTTTATTCAACTTCATCGCTGACACTGGCCGCAAGACCGATGACGCCACGATGACCATTGTCCACACCTTTGAGGAACTTGAGCCGGATGTGCTCCAGGCCCTCTCCTCAATAATCCCAAGGGTTTATGCGGTCGGACCACTTCACTTAATGATCGATCGAATTGCtcgagaaaaatcattttcctcgaAGCACATTGAGTGCAATTTGTTGGAAGAGCACAATGAGTGCCTCTGGTGGTTGGACTCGAAGGAGCCAAAGTCCGTAATCTATGTGAACTTTGGGAGTATAGCATTCATGACGCACCAACAATTGGTTGAATTCGCTATGGGATTGGCTAAGAGTAATCGGTGTTTCTTGTGGGTCTTGAGACCTGACTTAGTGAATGGAGACACAACGACTCTTCCTAAAGAGTTTGTTGaggaaacaagagagagaggcTTTTTATCTGGGTGGTGTCCCCAAGAGAGAGTGTTGTGCCACCCTTCAATTGGAGGTTTCTTGACGCATTGTGGTTGGAACTCGACCATCGAGAGCTTGTCAGCGGGAGTTCCTATGCTATGTTGGCCGTGGTTTGGAGACCAATCAACGAATTGCAAGTATATATGTGATGATTGGGGGGTTGGTTTGGAGATGGATGGTAATGTGAAGAGAGATGAAGTGGAGAGGCTTGTGAGGGAGTTGATGGAAGGAGAGGTGGGGAAGAAAATGAGACACAAGGCCATGGAGTGGAAGAAGATGGCAGAAGCAGCATCTAGTGAAAAAGGGTCATCTTCCATGAATTTGGACAAGTTGCTGGATGAGGTTTTGTCTGAATAG
- the LOC104452143 gene encoding 7-deoxyloganetin glucosyltransferase-like, whose product MKNMRLRDLPNFFRITGSDHTSSNFTADAIDRTGDAAATIVHTFKVLESDVFCTLSSMIPKKSTMGASNGWTRESMIYVNFGSIAFMTPPQLVEFAMGLADSNQCFLWVLRLDSTNGDIAIFPEEFVEETREIGFLFGWCPQERVLYHPSIGGILTHCGWNSTIESLSAEVLMLYWPCFRDQLTNCKYICDDWGAGLEIDSNVKRDEVEWLVRELTEGEVGKKMRSKAMEWKRMAEEAIGAKGPSSLNLDKLLDEVLSK is encoded by the exons ATGAAGAACATGAGGCTGCGTGACTTGCCCAACTTTTTCCGAATCACTGGCTCTGACCACACCTCGTCCAACTTCACAGCCGATGCTATTGACAGGACAGGTGATGCCGCGGCGACCATTGTCCACACCTTTAAGGTGCTTGAGTCGGATGTGTTTTGCACCCTCTCTTCAATGATCCCTAAG AAGAGCACGATGGGTGCCTCCAATGGTTGGACTCGGGAGTCCATGATCTATGTGAACTTTGGAAGTATAGCTTTCATGACACCCCCACAGTTGGTTGAATTTGCGATGGGATTGGCTGATAGCAATCAATGTTTCTTGTGGGTCTTGAGGCTTGACTCAACGAATGGAGACATTGCCATTTTTCCCGAAGAGTTTGTCGAGGAAACAAGGGAGATAGGCTTTTTATTTGGGTGGTGCCCTCAAGAGAGAGTGTTGTACCACCCTTCAATCGGAGGAATCTTGACACACTGTGGTTGGAACTCAACCATCGAGAGCTTGTCAGCCGAAGTTCTAATGTTGTATTGGCCATGCTTCAGAGACCAACTGACGAACTGCAAGTATATATGCGATGATTGGGGGGCTGGGTTGGAGATTGACAGCAATGTGAAGAGAGATGAAGTGGAGTGGCTTGTAAGGGAGTTGACGGAAGGAGAGGTggggaagaaaatgagaagcaaGGCCATGGAGTGGAAGAGGATGGCGGAAGAAGCAATTGGTGCAAAAGGGCCATCTTCCCTGAATTTGGACAAGTTGCTGGATGAGGTTTTGTCTAAATAG